AAATCCATACAGTAAGACCAACTGTTGCAGCTGCAACGAAGAAACTGTATATCATTGTAAGAATTTGAATGCTTCCTTCTCCTTCTTTTAAGTGCATGAACATAATTAATTGTAATAACGCTTGCGCAACTGCCATTATGATAATAGTTGTTAATATCGTTGAAAGTGGCAAGTCTGTGTAAAGTGCAACATATAAAGCAAGAAACGTTAGTGCAAGCGATAAAATGAATCCGAAAACGTGTGACCACGGGAATCCGCTATGCGCATTTGCTTGATTGTTATTTTGACCCATTTACGCCACCATCCCGTTCAAGTAAACTAGTGTGTAAATAAAGACCCAAACAAGATCAAGGAAATGCCAGTATAAGCTGATAATAAATACTTTACGAGCTGTAACTGGTGTTAAACCTCGTTTTAAAATTTGGATAATAACACAAGTTGCCCAAATGATACCACCTGTTACGTGGGCACCATGCGTTCCAAGAAGAACGAAGAATCCAGATAAGAATGCGCTTGTTTGAATCGTTGCGCCTTCACCAACGTACATAATGAACTCTTCGATCTCGAAGAATAGGAAACCTGCACCTAAAAGTAATGTAAAGATGAACCATCCAAGCATTGCTTTTTGGTTGTGTTTACGCATTTCGTGAATTGCGATACCACATGTGAAACTACTTGTTAAAAGTAATAGCGTTTGAATTAAAAGTGTTTTAACTTCAAACAGTTGCGCTGGTGTTGGGCCATCTGCCGTACGACCAGCAAGGACTAGATAAGAGGCGAAAAGTGTTGCGAACAGCATAATTTCAGCCCCAAGAAAAATCCAGAATCCTAGGATATTCAATCTGCTTTGCTCGGATTGATATTCCAAAGGTAAGCTTTTATCTAAAGCCGCCATGTCATTTCACCTCTCATGCTATATGTTCTGTTTCTTTAATTTCATCAACACTTACGTAGTAGCCATCATCATAATCGAATGAACGATA
This Bacillus mycoides DNA region includes the following protein-coding sequences:
- the qoxC gene encoding cytochrome aa3 quinol oxidase subunit III, with amino-acid sequence MAALDKSLPLEYQSEQSRLNILGFWIFLGAEIMLFATLFASYLVLAGRTADGPTPAQLFEVKTLLIQTLLLLTSSFTCGIAIHEMRKHNQKAMLGWFIFTLLLGAGFLFFEIEEFIMYVGEGATIQTSAFLSGFFVLLGTHGAHVTGGIIWATCVIIQILKRGLTPVTARKVFIISLYWHFLDLVWVFIYTLVYLNGMVA
- the qoxD gene encoding cytochrome aa3 quinol oxidase subunit IV, encoding MGQNNNQANAHSGFPWSHVFGFILSLALTFLALYVALYTDLPLSTILTTIIIMAVAQALLQLIMFMHLKEGEGSIQILTMIYSFFVAAATVGLTVWIFFSM